The Pseudomonas sp. FP198 genomic interval GCTCAAGATCCGGCCCTTCGCCACAGCGATGGCGCAGGTCAATCAGTTGCGCCTGCAAGGCCTGCAGGCCGTCGATGCGCGCCTTGACGTGGTGGATGTGTTCGTCGATCAGTGCGTTGACGCTCTCGCATTGGTCCTGGGGGCTGTCGCGCAGGGCCAGCAGGCTGCGGATTTCCTCCAGAGTCATATCCAGGGTCCGGCAGTTGCGGATGAACGTCAGCCGCTCGGCATGGGCTTGGGTGTAGACGCGGTAATTGCCCTCACTGCGGGCCGGTTCCGGCAGTAAACCCTCACGTTCGTAATAGCGGATGGTCTCGACCTGGCAGTCGGTGATTTTCGCCAGTTCGCCAATCTTCATCGGATGAACTCCAAATAGGTGCTTGACCCTATAGTGGCTACAGGGTCTTTACTGCGCAACAGGCACTTTTCACGGACGTAACCCGATGAACGATTCCATCCATACACCCCGACCCGCCCATGGCCATGAGCACGGGCACTCCTGCTGCTCATCCAAGGCAGCGCCGGCGGTAGTCACGCTCGACAAAACGCCGACGGACGGTGCGCGGCTGAGCAGTTTCCGCATCGAAGCCATGGACTGCCCCACCGAACAGACTCTGATCCAGAACAAGCTCGGCAAACTTGAAGGCGTGCAGCGACTGGAATTCAACCTGATCAACCGCGTGCTGGGCGTAACCCATGACCTGCCCAGCGACACGCCGATCATCAAGGCCATCGAATCCTTGGGAATGCAGGCGGAACCGTTGACGGCCGGCCAGGACAAACCGACTCACACCCCGCCCGCCCCAGTCAAACCATGGTGGCCGCTGGCGTTGTCCGGCGTCACGGCATTGGGCGCCGAGGTGATTCACTTCACCAACGCGGCGCCGAACTGGGTTGTCGCGTTGGTGGCGCTGGTGTCGATCCTCAGCGGTGGCCTCGCCACCTACAAGAAGGGCTGGATCGCCCTGAAGAACCTGAACCTGAACATCAACGCCCTGATGAGCATCGCCGTGACCGGCGCGGTGTTGATTGGCCAATGGCCGGAAGCGGCGATGGTGATGTTCCTGTTCACGGTCGCCGAACTGATCGAGGCCAAGTCCCTCGACCGCGCGCGCAACGCCATCAGCGGCCTGATGCAGATGGCGCCGGAACAGGCCACCGTGCAGCAGGCCGATGGCAGTTGGCAGGTCCAGGAAGTGAAGAGCATCGCCCTTGGCGCGCGGGTGCGGGTTCGCCCCGGTGAACGCGTCGGGCTGGATGGCGATGTGGTCGCAGGTCGCTCGACCATCGACCAGGCGCCGATCACCGGGGAAAGCCTGCCGGTGGACAAGACCGTGGGCGACAAAGTGTTCGCCGGCACCATCAACCAGGCCGGCGAACTGGAATACGCCGTGACCGCCGCGGCCGATCAATCCACCCTGGCGCGGATTATCCATGCCGTGGAGCAGGCCCAGGGCGCCCGGGCACCGACCCAGCGCTTCGTTGACCGGTTCTCGACAATCTACACCCCGGCGGTGTTTGCCCTGGCCTTGGCTGTGGCCGTCATCCCGCCGCTGTTCATGGGCGCAGTCTGGTTCGACTGGATCTATCGGGCGCTGGTCCTGCTGGTGGTCGCCTGCCCGTGTGCGCTGGTAATTTCCACTCCGGTGACTATCGTCAGCGGCCTGGCGGCAGCGGCGCGCAAAGGCATCCTGATCAAGGGCGGCGTGTACCTGGAGGGCGGCCACAAGCTCGATTACCTGGCCTTGGACAAGACCGGCACGATCACCCACGGCAAACCGGTGCAGACCGATTACCTGGCACTCGACCCGAGCGTGGAAACCACCGCACCGGCCCTGGCCGCCAGCCTCGCGGCGCGGTCGGACCATCCGGTGTCCCGGGCGATTGCCCACGCGGCTGTGGATAAACAACTGGCGCAGCAGGTTGTGGATAACTTCGCGGCACTTGCCGGGCGCGGCGTTCGCGGCGACATCGGCGGCCAGACCTATCACTTGGGCAACCATCGCCTCGTGGAAGACCTGGGCCTGTGCTCTCCCGAGCTGGAAGCGAAACTCTTCGCCCTGGAAAAACAAGGCAAGTCCGTCGTGCTGCTGCTCGACAGCACCAGGCCTCTGGCGCTGTTTGCCGTGGCCGACACCGTCAAGGACTCCAGCCGCGAAGCGATCCGGCAGTTGCATGACCTGGGCATCAAGACGCTGATGCTGACCGGCGACAACGCCCACACCGCCGAGGCGATTGCCGCACAGGTAGGCATGGACCGAGCCCACGGCGACCTGTTGCCGGAAGACAAGCTGCAAGTCATCGAGAAGCTCTATGCCGAAGGTCACCGGGTCGGCATGGTGGGCGACGGCATCAACGATGCCCCGGCCCTGGCCCGCTCGGAAATCGGCTTCGCCATGGCGGCGGCCGGCACCGACACCGCCATCGAGACCGCTGACGTCGCGCTGATGGACGACGACCTGCGCAAGATTCCCGCCTTCATCCGGCTGTCGCGGCAGACGTCGAGCATCCTCAAGCAGAACATTGCCCTGGCGTTGGTGATCAAGGCGATATTCCTTGGGGTGACCTTCGCCGGGTTCGCCACCATGTGGATGGCGGTGTTTGCCGACATGGGGGTGAGCTTGCTGGTGGTATTCAATGGGTTGCGGTTGTTGCGCAAGTAAAGATTGACGGTGACTGGAAGGGCCCTATCGCGAGCAAGCTCGCTCCCACAGTGGTTCTTTGTTGCTCATAGAATATGTGTTCACTAAAGATCCCTGTGGGAGCGAGCTTGCTCGCGATGGGCTGCGCAGCAGGCCTTATTGGGGCCGCTTCGCGGCCCAGCGGGAGCAAGCTCCCTCGCCACAAGGGCAGCGAAGGCTGCCGTGTCAATCACGCTTGGGCTCGCGGATCTTGTACCAGGCCACATACAGCGCTGGCAGGAACAGCAGCGTCAGCAGCGTGGCGACGATGATCCCGCCGATCATCGCGTAGGCCATCGGGCCCCAGAACACTTCCCGGGCGATCGGGATCATCCCCAGGCTCGCCGCCGCCGCCGTCAGCAGGATCGGCCGGCGCCGGTGCTCGGTCGCTTCCACCACCGCATCCCAGGGTTCATAGCCGTCACGTTCATATTCGTCGATCTGGGTCACCAGGATCACCGAGTTACGGATGATGATACCGATCAGCGCAAGGATCCCGAGGATCGCCACAAAGCCCATGGGCGTGCCCGTCGGCACCAGCGCCAGGACCACGCCGATCAAGCCCAGGGGCGCGACACTGGCCACCAGGAACAATTTCTGCACGCTGTGCAACTGGATCATCAGGAACGTCGCCATCAGGAACAGCATCAGCGGCACCACGCTGGCGATCGGCCCCTGGGCCTTGCTGCTTTCCTCCACCGTGCCGCCGGTGGCGACCTTGTAGCCTACCGGCAATTTGGCGGCGAACCTGTCGATGTCCGGTTGCAGTTGCCGCACCAGGTCCGTCGGCTGGATTTCATCGCGCACGGCAGCCTTGATGGTGATGGTCGGCTTGCGGTCGCGGCGCCACACCAGTGGTTGTTCCAGCTCGTAGCGCACCGTGGCAAACGCCAGCAGCGGGATCGAGGTCCCGCCCGGTGTGACGATCTGCAGGTTCTGCAAGGTTTCCGGCGAACCGCGCTCGGCGTCTTCGGCGCGACCCACCACGTCGATCAGGTAGATATCGTCGTTGACCTGGGTCACCGGCGAGCCGCTGACAATGCTG includes:
- the cadR gene encoding Cd(II)/Pb(II)-responsive transcriptional regulator, translating into MKIGELAKITDCQVETIRYYEREGLLPEPARSEGNYRVYTQAHAERLTFIRNCRTLDMTLEEIRSLLALRDSPQDQCESVNALIDEHIHHVKARIDGLQALQAQLIDLRHRCGEGPDLEQCGILQRLEVSGAVAPEVEHSHVGRSHGH
- a CDS encoding heavy metal translocating P-type ATPase, yielding MNDSIHTPRPAHGHEHGHSCCSSKAAPAVVTLDKTPTDGARLSSFRIEAMDCPTEQTLIQNKLGKLEGVQRLEFNLINRVLGVTHDLPSDTPIIKAIESLGMQAEPLTAGQDKPTHTPPAPVKPWWPLALSGVTALGAEVIHFTNAAPNWVVALVALVSILSGGLATYKKGWIALKNLNLNINALMSIAVTGAVLIGQWPEAAMVMFLFTVAELIEAKSLDRARNAISGLMQMAPEQATVQQADGSWQVQEVKSIALGARVRVRPGERVGLDGDVVAGRSTIDQAPITGESLPVDKTVGDKVFAGTINQAGELEYAVTAAADQSTLARIIHAVEQAQGARAPTQRFVDRFSTIYTPAVFALALAVAVIPPLFMGAVWFDWIYRALVLLVVACPCALVISTPVTIVSGLAAAARKGILIKGGVYLEGGHKLDYLALDKTGTITHGKPVQTDYLALDPSVETTAPALAASLAARSDHPVSRAIAHAAVDKQLAQQVVDNFAALAGRGVRGDIGGQTYHLGNHRLVEDLGLCSPELEAKLFALEKQGKSVVLLLDSTRPLALFAVADTVKDSSREAIRQLHDLGIKTLMLTGDNAHTAEAIAAQVGMDRAHGDLLPEDKLQVIEKLYAEGHRVGMVGDGINDAPALARSEIGFAMAAAGTDTAIETADVALMDDDLRKIPAFIRLSRQTSSILKQNIALALVIKAIFLGVTFAGFATMWMAVFADMGVSLLVVFNGLRLLRK